A stretch of the Lolium perenne isolate Kyuss_39 chromosome 3, Kyuss_2.0, whole genome shotgun sequence genome encodes the following:
- the LOC127345235 gene encoding uncharacterized protein isoform X5 — protein MPRLLLFPRPWRRLPAIKAQQVPRIQDSTLKSGRTVEDPFLDFLDLPFASADLDEYIKEDIINRGKSAEQIANEEEMAYEEKKFTSYRRCWEDHWKPVYGSFLYMTVISPMHFTHSTPGRGLHDAACFAPTLQIFTLRLAGIKGGLEWPLSVYGVPETKLITIVTFSSLAIEASLKNSIKMLPFSSPYRTGAEGERRADERWVEEWLGRRWSRGGAAAMQGSWIFQHLSHEAFLIFYILGGCARGDRQRAWTSCDVTVYDV, from the exons ATGCCTCGTCTTCTCCTCTTCCCCCGCCCTTGGCGTCGTCTTCCAGCCATTAAGGCGCAGCAGGTGCCGAGGATCCAAGACTCAACATTAAAATCGGGTCGAACTGTCGAGGATCCGTTTCTCGACTTCCTGGATTTGCCCTTCGCCTCCGCCGATCTCGATGAGTACATCAAAGAGGATATCATTAACAGGGGCAAATCGGCCGAGCAGATAGCCAATGAGGAGGAGATGGCCTACGAGGAGAAGAAATTCACTTCGTACCGTAGGTGCTGGGAAGATCACTGGAAACCAGTTTACGGATCCTTCCTATACATGA CGGTTATCAgtcctatgcactttacacactcAACACCTGGACGTGGCCTACATGACGCCGCCTGCTTTGCGCCCACCTTGCAGATCTTCACACTCAGACTCGCGGGAATAAAAGGTGGCCTCGAATGGCCATTGTCTGTGTACGGCGTGCCCGAGACGAAGTTGATCACAATCGTAACCTTCTCTTCTCTTGCAATAGAAGCGAGTCTCAAAAACTCGATCAAGAT GCTCCCCTTCTCATCGCCCTACAGGACAGGAGCGGAGGGTGAACGGCGAGCGGACGAGCGCTGGGTGGAGGAGTGGCTGGGGCGGCGCtggtcaagaggaggagctgCAGCCATGCAAGGATCG TGGATCTTCCAACATTTGTCGCACGAGGCTTTTCTTATTTTTTATATCTTGGGAGGCTGTGCGCGTGGCGACCGACAACGAGCATGGACAAGCTGCGATG TTACAGTTTATGATGTGTAA
- the LOC127345235 gene encoding uncharacterized protein isoform X2, with amino-acid sequence MPRLLLFPRPWRRLPAIKAQQVPRIQDSTLKSGRTVEDPFLDFLDLPFASADLDEYIKEDIINRGKSAEQIANEEEMAYEEKKFTSYRRCWEDHWKPVYGSFLYMTVISPMHFTHSTPGRGLHDAACFAPTLQIFTLRLAGIKGGLEWPLSVYGVPETKLITIVTFSSLAIEASLKNSIKISGSPSHRPTGQERRVNGERTSAGWRSGWGGAGQEEELQPCKDRGSSNICRTRLFLFFISWEAVRVATDNEHGQAAMFMMCNLTGCLQILTPCRCLMLLLLSYMRFLTRCSLSSLST; translated from the exons ATGCCTCGTCTTCTCCTCTTCCCCCGCCCTTGGCGTCGTCTTCCAGCCATTAAGGCGCAGCAGGTGCCGAGGATCCAAGACTCAACATTAAAATCGGGTCGAACTGTCGAGGATCCGTTTCTCGACTTCCTGGATTTGCCCTTCGCCTCCGCCGATCTCGATGAGTACATCAAAGAGGATATCATTAACAGGGGCAAATCGGCCGAGCAGATAGCCAATGAGGAGGAGATGGCCTACGAGGAGAAGAAATTCACTTCGTACCGTAGGTGCTGGGAAGATCACTGGAAACCAGTTTACGGATCCTTCCTATACATGA CGGTTATCAgtcctatgcactttacacactcAACACCTGGACGTGGCCTACATGACGCCGCCTGCTTTGCGCCCACCTTGCAGATCTTCACACTCAGACTCGCGGGAATAAAAGGTGGCCTCGAATGGCCATTGTCTGTGTACGGCGTGCCCGAGACGAAGTTGATCACAATCGTAACCTTCTCTTCTCTTGCAATAGAAGCGAGTCTCAAAAACTCGATCAAGAT CTCAGGCTCCCCTTCTCATCGCCCTACAGGACAGGAGCGGAGGGTGAACGGCGAGCGGACGAGCGCTGGGTGGAGGAGTGGCTGGGGCGGCGCtggtcaagaggaggagctgCAGCCATGCAAGGATCG TGGATCTTCCAACATTTGTCGCACGAGGCTTTTCTTATTTTTTATATCTTGGGAGGCTGTGCGCGTGGCGACCGACAACGAGCATGGACAAGCTGCGATG TTTATGATGTGTAATCTGACTGGGTGCCTTCAAATTCTCACTCCCTGCCGATGTTTGATGCTGCTGCTCCTTTCCTACATGAG GTTCCTAACGAGATGCAGCCTCAGTTCGCTGTCGACGTAA
- the LOC127345235 gene encoding uncharacterized protein isoform X1, which yields MPRLLLFPRPWRRLPAIKAQQVPRIQDSTLKSGRTVEDPFLDFLDLPFASADLDEYIKEDIINRGKSAEQIANEEEMAYEEKKFTSYRRCWEDHWKPVYGSFLYMTVISPMHFTHSTPGRGLHDAACFAPTLQIFTLRLAGIKGGLEWPLSVYGVPETKLITIVTFSSLAIEASLKNSIKISGSPSHRPTGQERRVNGERTSAGWRSGWGGAGQEEELQPCKDRGSSNICRTRLFLFFISWEAVRVATDNEHGQAAMLQFMMCNLTGCLQILTPCRCLMLLLLSYMRFLTRCSLSSLST from the exons ATGCCTCGTCTTCTCCTCTTCCCCCGCCCTTGGCGTCGTCTTCCAGCCATTAAGGCGCAGCAGGTGCCGAGGATCCAAGACTCAACATTAAAATCGGGTCGAACTGTCGAGGATCCGTTTCTCGACTTCCTGGATTTGCCCTTCGCCTCCGCCGATCTCGATGAGTACATCAAAGAGGATATCATTAACAGGGGCAAATCGGCCGAGCAGATAGCCAATGAGGAGGAGATGGCCTACGAGGAGAAGAAATTCACTTCGTACCGTAGGTGCTGGGAAGATCACTGGAAACCAGTTTACGGATCCTTCCTATACATGA CGGTTATCAgtcctatgcactttacacactcAACACCTGGACGTGGCCTACATGACGCCGCCTGCTTTGCGCCCACCTTGCAGATCTTCACACTCAGACTCGCGGGAATAAAAGGTGGCCTCGAATGGCCATTGTCTGTGTACGGCGTGCCCGAGACGAAGTTGATCACAATCGTAACCTTCTCTTCTCTTGCAATAGAAGCGAGTCTCAAAAACTCGATCAAGAT CTCAGGCTCCCCTTCTCATCGCCCTACAGGACAGGAGCGGAGGGTGAACGGCGAGCGGACGAGCGCTGGGTGGAGGAGTGGCTGGGGCGGCGCtggtcaagaggaggagctgCAGCCATGCAAGGATCG TGGATCTTCCAACATTTGTCGCACGAGGCTTTTCTTATTTTTTATATCTTGGGAGGCTGTGCGCGTGGCGACCGACAACGAGCATGGACAAGCTGCGATG TTACAGTTTATGATGTGTAATCTGACTGGGTGCCTTCAAATTCTCACTCCCTGCCGATGTTTGATGCTGCTGCTCCTTTCCTACATGAG GTTCCTAACGAGATGCAGCCTCAGTTCGCTGTCGACGTAA
- the LOC127345235 gene encoding uncharacterized protein isoform X8, which yields MPRLLLFPRPWRRLPAIKAQQVPRIQDSTLKSGRTVEDPFLDFLDLPFASADLDEYIKEDIINRGKSAEQIANEEEMAYEEKKFTSYRRCWEDHWKPVYGSFLYMTVISPMHFTHSTPGRGLHDAACFAPTLQIFTLRLAGIKGGLEWPLSVYGVPETKLITIVTFSSLAIEASLKNSIKMLPFSSPYRTGAEGERRADERWVEEWLGRRWSRGGAAAMQGSIDRFLCLVEQLGSKREDTREGTRGLRI from the exons ATGCCTCGTCTTCTCCTCTTCCCCCGCCCTTGGCGTCGTCTTCCAGCCATTAAGGCGCAGCAGGTGCCGAGGATCCAAGACTCAACATTAAAATCGGGTCGAACTGTCGAGGATCCGTTTCTCGACTTCCTGGATTTGCCCTTCGCCTCCGCCGATCTCGATGAGTACATCAAAGAGGATATCATTAACAGGGGCAAATCGGCCGAGCAGATAGCCAATGAGGAGGAGATGGCCTACGAGGAGAAGAAATTCACTTCGTACCGTAGGTGCTGGGAAGATCACTGGAAACCAGTTTACGGATCCTTCCTATACATGA CGGTTATCAgtcctatgcactttacacactcAACACCTGGACGTGGCCTACATGACGCCGCCTGCTTTGCGCCCACCTTGCAGATCTTCACACTCAGACTCGCGGGAATAAAAGGTGGCCTCGAATGGCCATTGTCTGTGTACGGCGTGCCCGAGACGAAGTTGATCACAATCGTAACCTTCTCTTCTCTTGCAATAGAAGCGAGTCTCAAAAACTCGATCAAGAT GCTCCCCTTCTCATCGCCCTACAGGACAGGAGCGGAGGGTGAACGGCGAGCGGACGAGCGCTGGGTGGAGGAGTGGCTGGGGCGGCGCtggtcaagaggaggagctgCAGCCATGCAAGGATCG ATCGATCGATTTCTGTGCTTGGTGGAGCAGCTAGGAAGCAAACGGGAAGACACGAGAGAAGGTACTCGTGGTCTCCGCATCTGA
- the LOC127345235 gene encoding uncharacterized protein isoform X3 has product MPRLLLFPRPWRRLPAIKAQQVPRIQDSTLKSGRTVEDPFLDFLDLPFASADLDEYIKEDIINRGKSAEQIANEEEMAYEEKKFTSYRRCWEDHWKPVYGSFLYMTVISPMHFTHSTPGRGLHDAACFAPTLQIFTLRLAGIKGGLEWPLSVYGVPETKLITIVTFSSLAIEASLKNSIKISGSPSHRPTGQERRVNGERTSAGWRSGWGGAGQEEELQPCKDRGSSNICRTRLFLFFISWEAVRVATDNEHGQAAMLQFMMCNLTGCLQILTPCRCLMLLLLSYMR; this is encoded by the exons ATGCCTCGTCTTCTCCTCTTCCCCCGCCCTTGGCGTCGTCTTCCAGCCATTAAGGCGCAGCAGGTGCCGAGGATCCAAGACTCAACATTAAAATCGGGTCGAACTGTCGAGGATCCGTTTCTCGACTTCCTGGATTTGCCCTTCGCCTCCGCCGATCTCGATGAGTACATCAAAGAGGATATCATTAACAGGGGCAAATCGGCCGAGCAGATAGCCAATGAGGAGGAGATGGCCTACGAGGAGAAGAAATTCACTTCGTACCGTAGGTGCTGGGAAGATCACTGGAAACCAGTTTACGGATCCTTCCTATACATGA CGGTTATCAgtcctatgcactttacacactcAACACCTGGACGTGGCCTACATGACGCCGCCTGCTTTGCGCCCACCTTGCAGATCTTCACACTCAGACTCGCGGGAATAAAAGGTGGCCTCGAATGGCCATTGTCTGTGTACGGCGTGCCCGAGACGAAGTTGATCACAATCGTAACCTTCTCTTCTCTTGCAATAGAAGCGAGTCTCAAAAACTCGATCAAGAT CTCAGGCTCCCCTTCTCATCGCCCTACAGGACAGGAGCGGAGGGTGAACGGCGAGCGGACGAGCGCTGGGTGGAGGAGTGGCTGGGGCGGCGCtggtcaagaggaggagctgCAGCCATGCAAGGATCG TGGATCTTCCAACATTTGTCGCACGAGGCTTTTCTTATTTTTTATATCTTGGGAGGCTGTGCGCGTGGCGACCGACAACGAGCATGGACAAGCTGCGATG TTACAGTTTATGATGTGTAATCTGACTGGGTGCCTTCAAATTCTCACTCCCTGCCGATGTTTGATGCTGCTGCTCCTTTCCTACATGAG GTAA
- the LOC127345235 gene encoding uncharacterized protein isoform X9 has translation MPRLLLFPRPWRRLPAIKAQQVPRIQDSTLKSGRTVEDPFLDFLDLPFASADLDEYIKEDIINRGKSAEQIANEEEMAYEEKKFTSYRRCWEDHWKPVYGSFLYMTVISPMHFTHSTPGRGLHDAACFAPTLQIFTLRLAGIKGGLEWPLSVYGVPETKLITIVTFSSLAIEASLKNSIKMTGAEGERRADERWVEEWLGRRWSRGGAAAMQGSIDRFLCLVEQLGSKREDTREGTRGLRI, from the exons ATGCCTCGTCTTCTCCTCTTCCCCCGCCCTTGGCGTCGTCTTCCAGCCATTAAGGCGCAGCAGGTGCCGAGGATCCAAGACTCAACATTAAAATCGGGTCGAACTGTCGAGGATCCGTTTCTCGACTTCCTGGATTTGCCCTTCGCCTCCGCCGATCTCGATGAGTACATCAAAGAGGATATCATTAACAGGGGCAAATCGGCCGAGCAGATAGCCAATGAGGAGGAGATGGCCTACGAGGAGAAGAAATTCACTTCGTACCGTAGGTGCTGGGAAGATCACTGGAAACCAGTTTACGGATCCTTCCTATACATGA CGGTTATCAgtcctatgcactttacacactcAACACCTGGACGTGGCCTACATGACGCCGCCTGCTTTGCGCCCACCTTGCAGATCTTCACACTCAGACTCGCGGGAATAAAAGGTGGCCTCGAATGGCCATTGTCTGTGTACGGCGTGCCCGAGACGAAGTTGATCACAATCGTAACCTTCTCTTCTCTTGCAATAGAAGCGAGTCTCAAAAACTCGATCAAGAT GACAGGAGCGGAGGGTGAACGGCGAGCGGACGAGCGCTGGGTGGAGGAGTGGCTGGGGCGGCGCtggtcaagaggaggagctgCAGCCATGCAAGGATCG ATCGATCGATTTCTGTGCTTGGTGGAGCAGCTAGGAAGCAAACGGGAAGACACGAGAGAAGGTACTCGTGGTCTCCGCATCTGA
- the LOC127345235 gene encoding uncharacterized protein isoform X6 — MPRLLLFPRPWRRLPAIKAQQVPRIQDSTLKSGRTVEDPFLDFLDLPFASADLDEYIKEDIINRGKSAEQIANEEEMAYEEKKFTSYRRCWEDHWKPVYGSFLYMTVISPMHFTHSTPGRGLHDAACFAPTLQIFTLRLAGIKGGLEWPLSVYGVPETKLITIVTFSSLAIEASLKNSIKMLPFSSPYRTGAEGERRADERWVEEWLGRRWSRGGAAAMQGSWIFQHLSHEAFLIFYILGGCARGDRQRAWTSCDVYDV, encoded by the exons ATGCCTCGTCTTCTCCTCTTCCCCCGCCCTTGGCGTCGTCTTCCAGCCATTAAGGCGCAGCAGGTGCCGAGGATCCAAGACTCAACATTAAAATCGGGTCGAACTGTCGAGGATCCGTTTCTCGACTTCCTGGATTTGCCCTTCGCCTCCGCCGATCTCGATGAGTACATCAAAGAGGATATCATTAACAGGGGCAAATCGGCCGAGCAGATAGCCAATGAGGAGGAGATGGCCTACGAGGAGAAGAAATTCACTTCGTACCGTAGGTGCTGGGAAGATCACTGGAAACCAGTTTACGGATCCTTCCTATACATGA CGGTTATCAgtcctatgcactttacacactcAACACCTGGACGTGGCCTACATGACGCCGCCTGCTTTGCGCCCACCTTGCAGATCTTCACACTCAGACTCGCGGGAATAAAAGGTGGCCTCGAATGGCCATTGTCTGTGTACGGCGTGCCCGAGACGAAGTTGATCACAATCGTAACCTTCTCTTCTCTTGCAATAGAAGCGAGTCTCAAAAACTCGATCAAGAT GCTCCCCTTCTCATCGCCCTACAGGACAGGAGCGGAGGGTGAACGGCGAGCGGACGAGCGCTGGGTGGAGGAGTGGCTGGGGCGGCGCtggtcaagaggaggagctgCAGCCATGCAAGGATCG TGGATCTTCCAACATTTGTCGCACGAGGCTTTTCTTATTTTTTATATCTTGGGAGGCTGTGCGCGTGGCGACCGACAACGAGCATGGACAAGCTGCGATG TTTATGATGTGTAA
- the LOC127345235 gene encoding uncharacterized protein isoform X4 gives MPRLLLFPRPWRRLPAIKAQQVPRIQDSTLKSGRTVEDPFLDFLDLPFASADLDEYIKEDIINRGKSAEQIANEEEMAYEEKKFTSYRRCWEDHWKPVYGSFLYMTVISPMHFTHSTPGRGLHDAACFAPTLQIFTLRLAGIKGGLEWPLSVYGVPETKLITIVTFSSLAIEASLKNSIKISGSPSHRPTGQERRVNGERTSAGWRSGWGGAGQEEELQPCKDRVSRRRKSSMCNIFHCHNNWFIFYYKNIRGCLEEKAGGE, from the exons ATGCCTCGTCTTCTCCTCTTCCCCCGCCCTTGGCGTCGTCTTCCAGCCATTAAGGCGCAGCAGGTGCCGAGGATCCAAGACTCAACATTAAAATCGGGTCGAACTGTCGAGGATCCGTTTCTCGACTTCCTGGATTTGCCCTTCGCCTCCGCCGATCTCGATGAGTACATCAAAGAGGATATCATTAACAGGGGCAAATCGGCCGAGCAGATAGCCAATGAGGAGGAGATGGCCTACGAGGAGAAGAAATTCACTTCGTACCGTAGGTGCTGGGAAGATCACTGGAAACCAGTTTACGGATCCTTCCTATACATGA CGGTTATCAgtcctatgcactttacacactcAACACCTGGACGTGGCCTACATGACGCCGCCTGCTTTGCGCCCACCTTGCAGATCTTCACACTCAGACTCGCGGGAATAAAAGGTGGCCTCGAATGGCCATTGTCTGTGTACGGCGTGCCCGAGACGAAGTTGATCACAATCGTAACCTTCTCTTCTCTTGCAATAGAAGCGAGTCTCAAAAACTCGATCAAGAT CTCAGGCTCCCCTTCTCATCGCCCTACAGGACAGGAGCGGAGGGTGAACGGCGAGCGGACGAGCGCTGGGTGGAGGAGTGGCTGGGGCGGCGCtggtcaagaggaggagctgCAGCCATGCAAGGATCG GGTCTCCCGAAGGCGGAAATCAAGCATGTGCAATATATTTCATTGTCACAATAATTGGTTCATTTTCTATTATAAAAACATAAGGGGTTGTTTGGAAGAAAAGGCAGGAGGAGAATAA
- the LOC127345235 gene encoding uncharacterized protein isoform X7, protein MPRLLLFPRPWRRLPAIKAQQVPRIQDSTLKSGRTVEDPFLDFLDLPFASADLDEYIKEDIINRGKSAEQIANEEEMAYEEKKFTSYRRCWEDHWKPVYGSFLYMTVISPMHFTHSTPGRGLHDAACFAPTLQIFTLRLAGIKGGLEWPLSVYGVPETKLITIVTFSSLAIEASLKNSIKMTGAEGERRADERWVEEWLGRRWSRGGAAAMQGSWIFQHLSHEAFLIFYILGGCARGDRQRAWTSCDVTVYDV, encoded by the exons ATGCCTCGTCTTCTCCTCTTCCCCCGCCCTTGGCGTCGTCTTCCAGCCATTAAGGCGCAGCAGGTGCCGAGGATCCAAGACTCAACATTAAAATCGGGTCGAACTGTCGAGGATCCGTTTCTCGACTTCCTGGATTTGCCCTTCGCCTCCGCCGATCTCGATGAGTACATCAAAGAGGATATCATTAACAGGGGCAAATCGGCCGAGCAGATAGCCAATGAGGAGGAGATGGCCTACGAGGAGAAGAAATTCACTTCGTACCGTAGGTGCTGGGAAGATCACTGGAAACCAGTTTACGGATCCTTCCTATACATGA CGGTTATCAgtcctatgcactttacacactcAACACCTGGACGTGGCCTACATGACGCCGCCTGCTTTGCGCCCACCTTGCAGATCTTCACACTCAGACTCGCGGGAATAAAAGGTGGCCTCGAATGGCCATTGTCTGTGTACGGCGTGCCCGAGACGAAGTTGATCACAATCGTAACCTTCTCTTCTCTTGCAATAGAAGCGAGTCTCAAAAACTCGATCAAGAT GACAGGAGCGGAGGGTGAACGGCGAGCGGACGAGCGCTGGGTGGAGGAGTGGCTGGGGCGGCGCtggtcaagaggaggagctgCAGCCATGCAAGGATCG TGGATCTTCCAACATTTGTCGCACGAGGCTTTTCTTATTTTTTATATCTTGGGAGGCTGTGCGCGTGGCGACCGACAACGAGCATGGACAAGCTGCGATG TTACAGTTTATGATGTGTAA